The nucleotide window CTTCCGGCCTCGTCGGGAGTGAGCGACATGGTCAGCCTCAGCCGCGGGCAAAAGCTCGACCTGCTGGACGCCATGGACACACTGGACGAGGACCTTGATTACCTTGTCGTGGACACCGGTGCCGGAATCAACGACAACGTGCTGTATTTCAACCTCGCCGTGCAGGAACGCCTGCTCGTGCTCACCCCGGAACCCACGTCCCTGACGGACGCATACGCGCTGATCAAGGTGCTGAAGCTGCATCACGGCGTGGAACGCTTCAGGGTTCTGGTGAACATGGTCAAGGACCAGCGGGCAGCCAAGGAAACATACATCAAGCTGCTCAATGCCTGCGACCATTTCCTGGACGGCATTTCGCTGGACCTCGTAGGCTTCGTGCCGCACGATCCCAATGTACGCAAGGGGGTACTCGAACAGGTACCCTTCTGTCATGGACACCCGAGAAGCCCCGCCGCGCAGGCCATTGTTCAGGCTGCGGAGAAGGTGGGCAAATGGAAGGCCGAACCGAATACCGATGGCAATATCAAGTTCTTCTGGAAAAAGCTCCTCTTCCAGGAGCAATCCGTGGCGTGATCTCGAATCCGGGGCCCGTACGTGGGATGAGTTCACCGAAGGTGAGCGCGAATCCCTCGTAAGGCACTTCGCCCCCAAGATTCGCATTCTCGCTCTCAGGATGAAGGCCAAGCTGCCGCAAAGCGTTGAGCTCAACGAGCTCATCAGCGCCGGCAGCCTGGGATTGCTTGACGCCCTCGGAAAGTTCAATCCGGAACTCGGAATCAAGTTCGACACGTACTCCGAAAACCGAATCAAGGGCGCCATGCTCGATGAGCTGCGCCGTATGGACTGGTTTTCCCGCGGGCTGCGCCAGAAGGTCAAAGTGCTCGAAGAGGCCATGCGCCAGATCGAACACGAAACCGGCCTGCCCGCCACCAGCGACCAGCTGGCGGACCATACCGGACTCAGCGAAAAGGAGGTGCATTACGGACTTGAAGCTCTGCAGAATCAGATGTGCGTCAGCCTCGACGCCTTCAACGAGCACATGGTCAGCCGCACCGCCAATTCGGAGGACGAACCATATCAGTCCGCGGCTTTTCAGGAATTAGTTGACAAAGTTGCCAATCTCATTGAGGAATTGACCCCGAGAGAAAAATTGGTCATATCTTTGTATTAT belongs to Desulfovibrio oxyclinae DSM 11498 and includes:
- a CDS encoding MinD/ParA family protein, with translation MNSNFPMVLSVTSGKGGVGKTNISTNLAYTLAKSGKKVLLLDADLGLANVDVILGLAPEYNLFHLFHENTSLDKILLETPYGFRILPASSGVSDMVSLSRGQKLDLLDAMDTLDEDLDYLVVDTGAGINDNVLYFNLAVQERLLVLTPEPTSLTDAYALIKVLKLHHGVERFRVLVNMVKDQRAAKETYIKLLNACDHFLDGISLDLVGFVPHDPNVRKGVLEQVPFCHGHPRSPAAQAIVQAAEKVGKWKAEPNTDGNIKFFWKKLLFQEQSVA
- a CDS encoding FliA/WhiG family RNA polymerase sigma factor, which encodes MAISSSSGKSSSSRSNPWRDLESGARTWDEFTEGERESLVRHFAPKIRILALRMKAKLPQSVELNELISAGSLGLLDALGKFNPELGIKFDTYSENRIKGAMLDELRRMDWFSRGLRQKVKVLEEAMRQIEHETGLPATSDQLADHTGLSEKEVHYGLEALQNQMCVSLDAFNEHMVSRTANSEDEPYQSAAFQELVDKVANLIEELTPREKLVISLYYGEELNMKETAEVMEITEGRVSQLHSQALKKLREHFRNRFETD